One stretch of Sinomonas terrae DNA includes these proteins:
- a CDS encoding error-prone DNA polymerase, with translation MGFNNPSIRWQDLHDILEGKKVTLPRTGAGRPPIEHDGGDSPAWSRKRGPYIPLPQLASAAQVDPGREAGTPASSAAVPHVPYAELHAHSHYSFLDGASSPEELVEEAVKLGLHALAITDHDGFYGVVRLAEAAEAYGLKTVFGAELSLALSAPQNGVPDPEGEHLLVLARGEQGYHRLAGAITEAQLAEGAEKGRPVYRLDDLAERLRGHVLVLTGCRKGAVRQALADDGELAAEREVRRLMRLFGEEGVAVELFDHGNPLDSAHNDGLAAIAARLALPLVATNAVHYADPGRHPLATAVAAVRARRSLDEADGWLPASDGAHLRSGAEMARRFSRYPGALENTVRFADELAFPLRSARPKLPKQEVPEGHTPMTYLRVLVERGLVDRYGTPGVDWRGPAAVEDVRRRVEQELDVIERKDFPGYFLIVHELVQFARSRGILCQGRGSAANSAVCYLLGITAVDSIRYRLPFERFLSSLREEEPDIDVDFDSDRREEVIQHAYEKYGRANAAQVANVVSYRPKNAVRDVAKALGYSQGQQDAWSKRLERWDALSAGQRAEGEHGSDDDGIPPRVLALAEQLLGAPRHLGIHSGGMVLTERPVGEVVPIEHARMEGRTVLQWDKDDCEWMGLVKFDLLGLGMLAALQYCFDLVDEHFGERWRIEDIPKEEPAVYDMLCRADSVGVFQVESRAQMSTLPRLRPRRFYDLVVEIALIRPGPIQGGAVHPYIRRRAGEEEITYPHPLLVPVLERTLGVPLFQEQLMQMAMAIGDCTAEDADLLRRAMGSKRGVERIGSLHDKLFAGMAANGLSPEESKAVYTQIAAFADFGFAESHSISFAVLVYASSWLKLHYPGAFLAALLRAQPMGFYSPQTLVADARRHGVTVLRPCILRSQAEACLEPFEEVPHHPGMDSCLEFNQPEPGPFDPEAPDRSREHRRDASRVVRMGLSSVTGIGKDLAERIVVEREANGAYGDLAELSRRVGVSSEQLEALASAGAFEILGLTRREALWRAGAAALERPGQLPGSQPFVQPPLLPELGPEEAVASDLWATGVAPDDHPVRHARAELDDRGVLRIDQLRQAEPGSRVEAAGVITHRQRPGTAQGITFMNLEDETGILNVVCSRGVWARYRRVAQGAGAMIVRGMLERSKEGVTNLVADRLEPLRLSAKTSSRNFR, from the coding sequence TTGGGCTTCAACAATCCTTCCATTCGGTGGCAGGACCTCCACGACATCCTCGAGGGGAAGAAGGTCACGCTTCCGAGGACCGGGGCAGGGCGTCCGCCGATCGAGCACGACGGCGGCGACAGTCCCGCGTGGTCGCGCAAGCGCGGCCCGTATATCCCGCTGCCGCAACTGGCGAGCGCTGCGCAAGTCGATCCGGGACGGGAAGCCGGGACGCCGGCGTCGTCCGCTGCCGTGCCGCACGTCCCCTATGCCGAGCTGCATGCCCACTCGCACTACAGCTTCCTCGACGGAGCCTCCTCCCCCGAGGAACTCGTGGAGGAGGCCGTGAAGCTGGGCCTGCACGCTCTGGCGATCACGGATCACGACGGCTTCTACGGCGTCGTGCGGCTGGCCGAGGCCGCGGAGGCCTACGGCTTGAAGACGGTGTTCGGAGCGGAGCTCTCGCTCGCACTGTCCGCGCCGCAGAACGGGGTACCCGACCCAGAGGGCGAGCACCTCCTGGTCCTGGCCCGAGGCGAGCAGGGCTACCACCGACTGGCCGGCGCCATCACGGAGGCGCAGCTCGCGGAGGGAGCCGAGAAAGGGCGGCCTGTGTACCGGCTCGACGATCTCGCCGAGCGCCTGCGCGGCCATGTGCTCGTCCTCACCGGCTGCCGCAAAGGAGCGGTCCGGCAAGCGCTCGCGGACGACGGCGAGCTGGCCGCCGAGCGCGAAGTGCGGCGCCTCATGCGCCTGTTCGGCGAGGAGGGCGTCGCCGTCGAGCTGTTCGACCATGGCAATCCCCTCGACAGCGCACACAACGACGGCCTCGCGGCCATCGCAGCCCGCCTCGCACTGCCGCTCGTCGCGACCAACGCGGTTCACTACGCCGACCCCGGCCGGCATCCCCTTGCGACCGCCGTCGCTGCCGTACGAGCCCGCCGAAGCCTCGACGAGGCGGACGGGTGGCTCCCAGCGAGCGACGGCGCGCATCTGCGCAGCGGGGCCGAGATGGCGCGGAGATTCTCCCGCTATCCGGGCGCACTCGAGAACACCGTGCGGTTCGCCGATGAGCTCGCATTCCCGCTGCGCTCGGCCCGCCCCAAGCTCCCGAAGCAGGAGGTCCCAGAGGGGCACACGCCCATGACCTACCTCCGGGTGCTCGTCGAGCGTGGGCTCGTGGACCGGTACGGCACGCCGGGGGTGGATTGGCGGGGGCCCGCCGCGGTCGAGGACGTGAGGCGCCGCGTCGAGCAGGAGCTCGACGTGATCGAGCGGAAGGACTTCCCGGGTTACTTCCTGATCGTGCACGAGCTCGTCCAGTTCGCGCGGAGCCGCGGGATCCTGTGCCAGGGCAGGGGCTCGGCCGCGAACTCCGCGGTGTGCTACCTGCTCGGCATCACCGCCGTCGACAGCATCCGCTACCGGCTCCCCTTCGAACGGTTCCTCTCGAGCCTCCGGGAGGAGGAGCCGGACATCGACGTCGATTTCGATTCCGACCGACGCGAAGAGGTCATCCAGCACGCGTACGAGAAGTACGGGCGGGCCAACGCCGCGCAGGTCGCGAACGTCGTCAGCTATCGCCCCAAGAACGCCGTCCGCGACGTCGCGAAGGCTCTCGGCTACAGCCAGGGGCAGCAGGACGCGTGGTCCAAGCGGCTCGAGCGCTGGGACGCGCTCTCGGCCGGGCAGCGCGCCGAAGGCGAGCACGGTTCGGACGACGACGGGATCCCACCGCGGGTCTTGGCTCTCGCCGAGCAGCTGCTGGGGGCCCCACGCCACTTGGGCATCCATTCGGGCGGGATGGTCCTGACAGAGCGGCCGGTGGGCGAAGTCGTGCCGATCGAGCACGCCCGCATGGAGGGCCGGACCGTCCTGCAGTGGGACAAGGACGACTGCGAATGGATGGGGCTCGTCAAGTTCGATCTCCTCGGGCTGGGCATGCTCGCGGCGCTGCAGTACTGCTTCGACCTCGTCGATGAACACTTCGGGGAGCGCTGGCGGATCGAGGACATCCCCAAGGAGGAGCCGGCGGTCTACGACATGCTGTGCCGTGCCGACTCCGTGGGGGTGTTCCAGGTCGAGTCGCGGGCGCAGATGAGCACGCTTCCCCGGCTCCGGCCGCGGCGCTTCTACGACCTCGTCGTCGAGATCGCGCTCATCCGGCCGGGGCCCATCCAGGGTGGCGCCGTCCACCCGTACATCCGCCGCCGAGCAGGCGAGGAGGAGATCACCTACCCGCACCCCCTGCTCGTGCCCGTCCTCGAGCGGACGCTCGGCGTGCCGCTCTTCCAGGAGCAGCTCATGCAGATGGCGATGGCGATCGGTGACTGCACCGCCGAGGATGCCGACCTCTTACGCCGTGCTATGGGATCCAAGCGCGGCGTCGAGCGGATCGGAAGCCTCCACGACAAGCTGTTCGCGGGCATGGCCGCCAACGGCCTCTCGCCCGAGGAGTCGAAAGCGGTCTATACCCAGATCGCGGCGTTCGCGGACTTCGGCTTCGCGGAGTCGCACTCGATCAGCTTCGCGGTTCTCGTGTACGCGAGTTCCTGGCTCAAGCTCCACTACCCGGGGGCGTTTCTCGCAGCGCTCCTTCGGGCCCAGCCCATGGGCTTCTACTCGCCACAGACCCTCGTCGCCGACGCCCGGCGCCATGGCGTCACGGTGCTGCGCCCGTGCATCCTCCGTTCGCAGGCGGAGGCGTGCCTCGAACCGTTCGAGGAGGTGCCCCATCATCCCGGTATGGACTCGTGCCTCGAGTTCAACCAGCCTGAGCCTGGTCCGTTCGATCCGGAAGCGCCCGATCGCAGCCGGGAGCACCGGCGCGACGCCTCGCGCGTGGTTCGGATGGGCCTTTCGAGCGTCACAGGGATCGGCAAGGACCTCGCGGAGCGGATCGTCGTTGAGCGCGAGGCCAACGGCGCCTATGGGGATCTCGCCGAGCTCTCCCGCCGGGTGGGGGTCTCGTCAGAGCAGCTCGAGGCCCTCGCTTCGGCGGGAGCGTTCGAGATCCTCGGCCTGACGCGGCGCGAGGCACTCTGGCGGGCGGGCGCTGCGGCGCTCGAACGGCCTGGCCAACTGCCCGGCAGCCAGCCGTTCGTGCAGCCCCCTCTCCTGCCCGAGCTCGGCCCAGAAGAAGCCGTCGCAAGCGACCTGTGGGCGACCGGAGTCGCCCCCGACGATCATCCGGTGCGCCACGCGAGGGCTGAGCTCGATGACCGGGGCGTCCTTCGGATCGACCAGCTGCGGCAAGCAGAGCCGGGAAGCCGCGTCGAGGCCGCCGGCGTGATCACGCACCGGCAGCGCCCGGGGACCGCCCAAGGCATCACCTTCATGAACCTCGAGGACGAGACGGGCATCCTCAACGTGGTCTGCAGCCGGGGCGTGTGGGCGCGATACCGTCGCGTTGCCCAGGGAGCCGGCGCGATGATCGTGCGGGGGATGCTTGAGCGGTCGAAGGAAGGTGTGACCAATCTGGTCGCGGACCGTCTCGAACCGCTCAGGCTCTCCGCGAAGACCTCATCCCGCAACTTCCGCTGA